The Amycolatopsis viridis genome window below encodes:
- a CDS encoding NAD(P)/FAD-dependent oxidoreductase, whose product METTLWDSVIVGGGAAGLSAGVALARARFATLLVDSGEPRNGPAAHMHGYLTRDGMAPKEFLATGQEEFTRYGGILEHAPVAGAHRAADGTFELRLGDGRVLRARSVLVATGLTDELPEIPGLAQRWARDVHHCPHCHGYEVRDQAIVVIGNAHLAALLRRQSPSVTLCGAELSDAERQRLTAYGVRVIDARVTRATGDVELDNGETIPCDAIFVAPTPVPRDAILTALGATRDPGTGLVAVDARGATSVPGLWAAGNVVSPRAQVVAAAGAGCTAGIGLCAWLLERELAGAGN is encoded by the coding sequence ATGGAGACAACACTGTGGGACAGCGTGATCGTGGGTGGTGGAGCCGCCGGCCTGTCGGCGGGCGTGGCGCTCGCCCGGGCGCGGTTCGCCACCCTCCTGGTGGACTCGGGCGAGCCGCGCAACGGGCCGGCCGCGCACATGCACGGGTACCTCACGCGGGACGGCATGGCGCCCAAGGAGTTCCTCGCGACCGGGCAGGAGGAGTTCACCCGCTACGGCGGCATCCTCGAGCACGCCCCGGTGGCGGGAGCGCACCGGGCCGCGGACGGCACGTTCGAGCTCCGCCTCGGCGACGGCCGGGTGCTGCGTGCCCGGTCGGTGCTGGTCGCCACCGGGCTGACCGACGAGCTGCCGGAGATTCCGGGACTGGCGCAGCGGTGGGCGCGCGATGTGCACCACTGCCCGCACTGCCACGGCTACGAGGTGCGCGACCAGGCCATCGTGGTGATCGGCAACGCCCACCTCGCCGCGTTGCTGCGCCGTCAGAGCCCCTCGGTGACGCTGTGCGGCGCCGAGCTCAGCGATGCCGAGCGGCAGCGGCTCACCGCGTACGGCGTGCGCGTGATCGACGCCCGCGTCACGCGCGCCACCGGGGACGTCGAACTCGACAACGGCGAAACCATCCCGTGCGACGCGATCTTCGTGGCGCCCACCCCGGTGCCGCGGGACGCGATCCTGACCGCACTGGGCGCCACCCGCGACCCGGGTACCGGGCTCGTCGCCGTCGACGCCCGCGGGGCCACGTCCGTCCCCGGGCTCTGGGCGGCCGGGAACGTCGTCAGCCCGCGCGCCCAGGTCGTTGCCGCGGCGGGTGCGGGCTGCACCGCCGGGATCGGCCTGTGCGCGTGGCTGCTGGAGCGCGAGCTGGCCGGAGCCGGCAACTGA
- a CDS encoding FAD-binding oxidoreductase, translating into MTADAQVQGRSPELAETPTRLPAVVVPTVALLVGGLGVWACALWLALVRHAPAAVTIPLHTVAVLALFTVLHEAAHHAAGSLTWVNGALGRVALPFVSPFGGFPAARYVHLTQHRSGSPAHLTPWNTRGPAWTLPLRWATVDLWHVWRYLGTPRRPTAESAEMLGMLVFLPCVLAAVVGTGHGQELAVVYLVPQRLALALASWCHDWRPRRRPSGYQRVHAERPGRPLFHHAPTIPSPRAPEPGAPAPAQFHPLTVTGVRWLTGEAVAVTLAVPPGLREVFRFTPGQHLVLRAQIDGAPVDRRYAICAGPAEPELRVAIKRVPGGRFSEHAMGLRPGETILARPPSGTFTMRATPRHVVAVAAGSGIAPVLPVVVHLLGTSPRSRVTLLYVNRSGDDTLFAAELSEYARRFEGRLRVTHYRTDERDPWLRHSRGDRPFESIGKALAISYERYVPGGLDAGRIRDLLEARLHPAKVDEWLVCAPPTVSGPVCEALAAHGVPAAVVHVQHFHRPA; encoded by the coding sequence GTGACAGCCGATGCCCAGGTCCAGGGTCGTTCCCCGGAACTGGCGGAGACCCCCACGCGGCTGCCGGCGGTCGTCGTGCCGACCGTCGCCCTGCTGGTGGGCGGCCTCGGTGTGTGGGCGTGCGCGCTCTGGCTGGCGCTGGTCCGGCACGCACCGGCCGCGGTGACGATCCCCCTGCACACGGTGGCGGTGCTCGCGCTGTTCACCGTCCTGCACGAGGCCGCGCACCACGCGGCGGGCAGCCTGACCTGGGTGAACGGGGCGCTGGGGCGGGTGGCGCTGCCGTTCGTGTCGCCCTTCGGCGGCTTCCCCGCGGCCCGCTACGTGCACCTGACCCAGCACCGCTCCGGCTCGCCAGCGCACCTCACGCCGTGGAACACGCGCGGACCGGCGTGGACGCTGCCGCTGCGCTGGGCGACCGTCGACCTCTGGCACGTGTGGCGCTACCTCGGCACACCGCGGCGGCCGACCGCGGAGAGCGCCGAGATGCTCGGCATGCTGGTGTTCCTGCCGTGCGTGCTCGCCGCGGTGGTCGGCACCGGGCACGGGCAGGAACTGGCCGTGGTGTACCTGGTGCCGCAGCGGCTCGCGCTCGCGCTCGCTTCGTGGTGCCACGACTGGCGCCCCCGGCGGCGGCCGAGCGGCTACCAGCGGGTGCACGCGGAGCGGCCCGGCCGGCCGTTGTTCCACCACGCCCCCACGATCCCGTCGCCCCGTGCACCCGAGCCGGGAGCGCCCGCGCCGGCGCAGTTCCACCCGCTGACCGTCACCGGGGTGCGATGGCTCACCGGCGAGGCGGTCGCGGTGACGCTCGCGGTGCCGCCCGGGCTGCGCGAGGTGTTCCGGTTCACGCCCGGACAGCACCTGGTGCTGCGAGCCCAGATCGACGGTGCACCGGTGGACCGCCGTTACGCGATCTGCGCCGGCCCCGCCGAACCGGAGCTGCGGGTGGCGATCAAGCGGGTGCCCGGCGGCCGGTTCTCCGAGCACGCGATGGGGTTGCGGCCCGGAGAGACTATCCTGGCCCGGCCGCCGTCAGGAACGTTCACCATGCGGGCCACGCCGCGGCACGTGGTGGCCGTCGCCGCCGGGTCGGGCATCGCGCCGGTGCTGCCGGTCGTGGTGCACCTGCTCGGCACCTCGCCACGCAGCCGGGTGACGTTGCTGTACGTGAACCGATCGGGGGACGACACCCTCTTCGCGGCGGAGCTGTCGGAGTACGCGCGCCGCTTCGAGGGGCGGCTGCGGGTGACGCACTACCGCACCGACGAGCGCGACCCGTGGCTGCGGCACTCCCGTGGCGACCGCCCGTTCGAAAGCATCGGCAAGGCGCTGGCCATCTCCTACGAGCGGTACGTACCGGGCGGGCTGGACGCCGGGCGCATCCGGGACCTGCTGGAGGCCCGGTTGCACCCGGCGAAGGTGGACGAGTGGCTGGTGTGCGCGCCGCCCACGGTCTCCGGACCGGTGTGCGAGGCGCTGGCCGCGCACGGCGTGCCCGCCGCCGTCGTCCACGTCCAGCACTTCCACCGGCCGGCTTAG
- a CDS encoding helix-turn-helix domain-containing protein, whose amino-acid sequence MDAEPTVGAVLEQIGPRLRRARERKSVSLADLARRTGISTSTLSRLESGQRKPGLELLLPITAALGIPLDEIVAAPRIVDPRVPQEPTRKDGRVVVPLSRHQGEPRAYKLIIPAHDEEPHLRTHAGYEWVYVLRGRLRVRLGEHDFVMGAGEAAEFDCQIPHWFGAAGRGAVEVLSLFGKQGERIHLRTARP is encoded by the coding sequence GTGGACGCAGAACCGACGGTGGGTGCCGTGCTCGAGCAGATCGGCCCCCGGCTGCGGCGCGCACGGGAACGGAAGAGCGTCAGCCTGGCCGACCTGGCGCGCCGCACCGGCATTTCGACCAGCACGTTGTCGCGGCTGGAATCGGGTCAGCGGAAACCGGGCCTGGAACTGCTGCTGCCGATCACGGCCGCGCTGGGCATCCCGCTCGACGAGATCGTGGCCGCGCCGCGCATCGTCGACCCCCGCGTACCGCAGGAGCCGACGCGGAAGGACGGGCGGGTGGTGGTCCCGCTGTCCCGGCACCAGGGCGAGCCGCGTGCGTACAAGCTGATCATCCCCGCGCACGACGAGGAACCACACCTGCGGACCCACGCCGGGTACGAGTGGGTCTACGTGCTGCGCGGGCGGCTGCGCGTCCGGCTCGGCGAGCACGACTTCGTGATGGGCGCGGGTGAGGCCGCCGAGTTCGACTGCCAGATCCCGCACTGGTTCGGCGCGGCGGGCCGCGGCGCGGTCGAGGTGCTCAGCCTGTTCGGCAAACAGGGTGAACGCATCCATCTCCGCACCGCGCGCCCCTGA